The segment CAGGAGATAAAAAACAGGAAGTCATCAGCCAACTTTGACACGCACATGTAGAGACATTGTCAAATATATGAATAGAATGAAAACATAGACTGTATGTCTTGAAAATTAAACCTGGGACAGTCCTGTCATGCTGTGAGCATGACGGATGTGGTGGGATCTCTGAGTGTAGATGCTGTTGGAGCTTTAGGATTGGCACTGCATGaagaaattgggatttttttttttcttttttaatatgtgGCATTCAGATTGCATTTTGTACTCTTATTTCTATTTGGTAGGATTTTTTGGTAAATCCACCTTTTTGTGCTGACCAAGATTGAGTCTTTTTGGCAAAGTTCAACCTAAATCCCCTAAAGCACACTTCTGTTCTTGGCCTTTCTTAAGTCAAATTATCAGAGCTTGTATGCTAATCTATGACCTTTTTTTGGTGATGTAGGAATATGAAGCAGCAGATTTAAACCTAGGAagtaaagagaaataaagactACTGCCTCCCATCTTTCATGGCTGGGTGTTTTCTTACACTTTCcgcaataaatattttataatgcTTAAATGATAAGTCGAATTACAGAACTTTGATTGCTAAAATCCAAACCATTTCAATATGCTGTAGATGCTTCTGTGTAATTGCATATGATATAGGCAGAGAGTGCTCTGAGAGTTTGAAAAATTACTTGTGAATGGCAATCAAATTGCCTTTAGATATATATGAATTTGTAGTGAAACAgattaataaaaatgttgtgGGGCTTGATCAATGACAAAAGTTTAATTAACTTTGTGAATTAGAAGTATTAAAGTTTTCATTAAGAGGTTATGAAAGAGTTAGTACTGTTAATTCACCCTTGAGTCAGGAATATTCCCCCTAGAAGTGCCATTCCTGTATGTTTCTCTTAAAAACATTCtaaattaatggaaaatttGTTAAAATCATTCATGGTTCTTCACTgtgtaattattaaaattaatgtcATATGTGAAAATGTCAAGAATTATTACCTCTTTTGACAATAATGGTGCTGTTGATAACAGAGGATCAGCCAGACATTGTGTGGACATCATGCTTCCTGATATTGTTTTTATGCAGTTTTCAGAATAATGGCACACGTTATTTTTATCATGTTTGACTATTTTATATATGAGTGTAACTTCTCCTTAAGCTATGTTTTCAAGtggccaggagcaggagctcaCTGGCAGCCATCATTCTGGCACTTTCTATTTTTGTATTGGGGTAGAGCCAGAAATGGTAGAGTTTATAGGGGTACAGAGAGAATTGTGAGATTTCATTACCACCCATTTGTTTTCAAGCACTTTTTTATCCTCAGGTCCCAAAATATTGGTAGAACAGAAATTTTGGGTTTCTATTTGCTTGACCTGGACCTACTACGAAAAGTGGTGTAGTCCCACCTCTTCCTTTCTGTGGgaattttctgttctgaaaacTCAAATGGGGCTTGTAGGAAGGGAAGATAACTTGCTACACTTTTGAGTAGATGACATAATTTGGGCCCTCCTGGTGTTGCTTGTGCTGTGACTCCAGGCAGCAGAAATGGCCCTGAGGGTGCAGTGCAGGCAGGAGGGGCGACTGTCCCCAGAAATGTCACTGCTAGATCAGAGGCAGCTGTGACACAGCCAGAGGAGCCCACATCCTCCTTGCAGCCTAACCTCAGCCTTCCTATTCGTTTCTCTACTAACCACCAGTcctggggaagaaagaaaagggaaaaagaaatgcagacagcaaaaattaaaactagACGATAATCGTTGGGTATCAAAGGATAGGTATTTTTCACCCTGCCTGTTTAACATGTGGCAGGATTTTAACTCAGTTCATAACCTGAAGAGCGTAATCAGGCTTTCAGGCTACTTAATATCCTTTATGGTCTAAGTTACTTGGCTCCTTAATGTTGTTTGATAAAATGGGATATTTTGCATAGAGGATGTGGTGGTGTGTAGACGGTACAAGCAGAGCACCAAATAGAGCAAGATTCCTGGAGATTTATTGCACCTCAAAAGCATCtaaatagaattaattttttttcttcttgaaaactCTTATTGCTGTCTCTTGTATTTAGAACTTTTTTCCACAGCAAAGattatttctttaaagtattttttcttcaatacCACGACACAGCTCCTCCTTTCATCTAAATATTTGCAATAAATCCTACAAGAGCAGTGAATTTGATTAGTGTGTGCATTTGTAAACACCTGAAGATTGCAGATTTCAATTATATCTTGCTGGTTTGAAGGATAACACCATGACTAAATCCTGATTTACATGTTTACTTGACAGCCTAAAACTGTTTTTATGCCTACTTTTTTGCTTATCTGTATTTTATTGAAATGAAATTAGCAAATTCATTTCATTGGTAGcaattaatgaaattatttctttgtgagCATGTGGGGGGACAGTACCTTATATAAttggaaaagcaaagaaaataattgaaaatgtACAAAGGGAGATTTACTCAGTTGTGGCTTTCTTCCCAAGTGCCTATGCAATTAATAAATGATACTtttcaataaaaaattaaattaacataAAGAAACTTGAAGACTTTCTTTTTGAAGATAGCTGTATTATGAAACATTAATTTGTTCTAAATGCCAAGAATATTTGTTATAAACCAGCTGCCTATTTATTAGATATTATCATAGTGTGTTATCAACCATATTTCTACATCTTCTGTTTTGAACTAGCATAAAATAAGTTTAATAgaagatttaaattttttttcaagctaCAAATAAGGTGACAAATGAAGGAGTAATATATTCAAGTCTCCTGAAATGGATTTATTCTGGAGGCTGTACTTCTAAACAGGAATCAacaacaaacaagaaaaccaaaacattatgcttaaaaatcccaaatctctttgaaaactgaaacatacactgaaaaaaaaacaacaatggTAAACTTTCTTGTTAGGAAGATAGCTCAAGTGTCTAGCATATTCCATCCTGCTTCTTGAATATTTCTCTACTGTTATTAGAAAGAATTGCATACAATTTGTACTTAAAAACAAGCTGGCACAGGTGACTTTGAAAGCGGTTTCTGCAATCACTTTAATAATGAATAATTATCTGTACTGAATTGCAATAGGAGACATTATCAATTCCTAATGCCTCAGTGTTTTTCCTCACAGAAATGGGAGCCATCTCTTCTGATTTCTGTCCTGGTGCTTCTTCACCAGTTCCCTGTACACTTCTGACCTTAGAAACCTGGGAAAAGAGTCCTTTGCCATGAGACAGTAGATTGAGCTCTGAGCAGCATCAAAGCAGCTGAGGGTGGGCTCAGAGATGTTCTGGGAGATGTCATTTTTGGTGTGGAAGTCAATATTAATCTGTAGGAAGAAAGGAGCATGAAAGTGGTGTCAGTTTGCTGGGAAAGCTGAGGTCTGAATGTGTCCAGAACACAAGCTTCACTTGGGAATTTCCTCCCAAATAACCCAACTGATGCAAATAAGCAGGAAGCTCATCCCTTTCTTTTCTAGCAGActgaattctttattttatttgactCTTAAAAAGATGTCATCGctgaagaaaagaagggaaaaacttgcttttccttctcatcTTTCTGCCAAATCAAATCCTATGAAGTACCGATTACCAGAGAGTAAATTAAAAGTGAAGGTACTCAGCATCATTTTAGTCTTTGGCCCTATGtattttttaaggatttttttgtttttaacaataATAAGATGTATTTCAATCATGTGTAAGACATGGGAACATTTAAATCACTCTTGCTAGCAAAGGCAAAACCACCAGTGTAAAAGTTTATGGTGCAGAAAGTGAATAATGATTAATAAGCAATTTGTTCTTTCACAGTAAGcttttttgaaataattataaaattgaATTCTGTGATGGAAATTTTTGCATTGTCATCATGTCAAAAATACCTATACAAAAGAACAAATGCAATTATAAACCTACTAATGCTGTAGTACCTTAAATACAGAAGAGATGGTGCTTACTGCATTACAAAAAAtgattaatgaaaacaaattatattGAGCATAAACTTAAAACTTCTGGCACAAATTTCAGAAGATGAGGGAAATTTATTCCCACTGTGAGGAATGTAAATTGTAAACCGTAACATCTTTGCTTCAGAGTTGCACAAGGTAAATAATGGACATTAAAATGGGACCTGCAGCCAGgctgaaatgtattttctgtcaTTCTTTAAGGTCTGGATCTGAACTTTCCACTTCATCCCTATCCTCAGTACCCAaagcacacacagaaaaaaactctttacCTCCTTTGGAGCATCAGCTTGTATAAAGTCAGAATAAATCTTCTGGGCTTTCAAGGCAATCTCGGTGGAGGATTTGGTTTTCTTGAAGTCCTCACAGGCCAGCCAGAATTCCACATTCTCCTCACTGAACTCGGACTTCAAAAATGTCCGAAAAGCCACTAGGCCCTCTAGGGAAAATGCATCAGATAGTGGGTGGAGGAAAATTGAAAGGCTAGTGCAATTTATGCGTGTGCATACACACGTATGTGTGTATGTtcatgtatgtatatatatatatatatatatatatatatatatatatataatatatatatatgtgtgtgtgtctgtgtgtctgtgtgtctgtgtgtctgtgtgtatttacagtatgtaaatatatatgtagtatacatatatatgtatatatatatagtatatatacaGTATTTAGAGTATAGTGTAACCTATGTATCTGCCACTCTTTTACATATCAGCCAGCAGTCAGGTTTaagaagctgctgcaggggaaaTAAATAGGAGATTAAATTATAGTGCTGCTAAGGGGACTACTAAGAGAGTTTTTCAGTTGAGTTGCCAACCAAGGATTGCCTGCTGTGGTTTGGTCTCTTTAGCACTACCAGTGCATTTGTTAAAAGGGGATCCTATAAGTTTTGGTCTTCAAAAGGATTTGTAGCAGCTGGGAAATCAGAGATTTGAGGCTGACTCCAGGGCTGAGAAGCAAATAGAAATGTAGGTCACACTGTGCTAATGTGCTTCCCCGACAGCTGAGGTTCCCTGCTCAAATGGGGCTTCCATCTCCTTGCAAGGGAAGATTAAGACCTGGATAAAAGATGGACTCCTTGTTACTTCTTTgttcctctatttttttttttctcactttgaggaggaaaaaatgaaacaaataaatgtttgtttggaataaatggttttaaaattaatccagATCACAAGCTTTGAGTAAAGAAAGCTGACAGTACCCAAATTTAGTTGTGTTAGTCAAGTTATCCAGGAATGTGTGGAGGCACCCCAGGGTCTAGGCCACAACATTACTGCTGGGAAATGGGGCAGGGGCAAGGAGATTTCCAAGCTGCATGTGGTTGTTGGTGTTGACAAGGCCTGTAGAAATGGCATTTCTAGGAGAAGTGGCTTTAGATATGTCATTTTTTGTTTGACTGGAAGTCACTGTACAATGTGCATATTTCTCAGGAATACCTAATAAAATGTTTGTGGTTTTTCGtgtaaaaaattatgaaaaatgaaaCCACTGCAAGGGGAATTTAGCAGTTACTTTAACAAAAACTATTTCATGGCATTTCTGCCTGCCCTTGAGCACTGGCCAGAAGGTATATTGTGTTTGCAGCCTAGACAAACCTCTCAGGACAGCAGCTCAcccacctccagcagcagctctggtcaGTTCATTGCATGTGGGGAGCTGAACTGGAGAGCAGTGTGAAGACCTGGCGGAAATGTTTGGCAAAGGGGAtgacaaatgttttaaaaacacatatGTTTTTCCATCACTTCTTACCTTTATTAGATAGTACTGTATCCACAGACTCAGACCAGGCCATGGTTTCCCCAGCGTTTGACCTGTGGAAACAACATCTATCCTTGAAAATAGCATTGTGGTCTCTGCCCTGTGCAGCCTGGGGTGGCTGAGAGCCTGTGGTGTGGCTGGCTGCTTGGGAGAGGGGCTCAGCCACTCCACCTACCCTACACACAGCAAAATAGGGATATTGGCACCACTGACTGGATTATTTATCCTGGAAATACTCGTAATACTTGCAGCTGGTGGAGGTCTAATAAAGCACAGGAGAGGTAGGAATGTTCTAGAGAGTGTACTGACTTTCTTTTGGAGTTCAAAAGGATTAGGCGTTAATTTATATGGCACTTTTTGCTTGTAATGACAAGAATTGTCTAAAATGTTACCAAGCTAACACTAATAGGAAACACAGGCCTCATATGATCTTCTCAGTGGCATAAATAATTGAGTAAATTCATAGTTTCGGCTCTTCCCCTGCAACTTGCCATAGGCTTCTGCTAGATATGAGGGCAAACACTTCATTCTGTATAAAATATTACCAGttttcttaaaacaaacaaaccccaccagaaaaccaaccaaacaaaaaaaacaactcagcataaaaaaaaaatcacaaacacTCCCAAGTTCCGTAAAAAACATTTGATGTTACTAAGGAGGctctgaattattattattattatgttacCTTGCTCTCTGAATTATAGAGGTTGGTTTGAGAGCTGTGTTCCACAGCCACTTCTCAGCATCACCAGTAATGGTATTTTCTAATTGCAAATTTATAAAGAAATCATGTAACAGTGTCAGGATATTATGTGGCTGTAGTCATACTATTATAAGGGTTGGTGGCAGTGACACCTTAAACAAGCAAGCTTTTTTGTAGCTCTCAATTTACTTGTATCCAGAAtgcaaaaattacatttaagcaagaaaaaaattgtgcatatttataagtatatatataaaGACATACATGAGGGAAGCTGGAGTGCAAATATAGGAAGTCtgtgaaaacaaatgaaaactaaaCATAGCATTATGTTGTACTTTGCAAGACATCACATGATGATGGTGTTAATCGGCAGAGAATTTGTTTTAGCAATAATAAGAAACTTTAATCAAATATATGACaaattttcaagatttttattaaatgtttattAGCTTTCTTGTCAAACAAAATAGCAAAATGAAAGACCAATAAACCAGACAGTTTTGCTCCTTGTTCTTATGGGTAATATtagttgttttaatatttactcACCACTCAGAGAATGATCTCACTGACTATGTGGGATTTACTTGAATGGGAATGGCAAGCAGAATTGACAACAAGTAATCAGAATAGTCATATCCCCTtcaaagggggaaggaaaataaagctgtGCAGATTATTCAAACTTGGTCATCCCGTCACATAAATCTCCTACCATTAAAAATAGCCATAAACAGCAACTCACTTCACTGGCATTTTTTGTTCCACTGTTTGTCTGTCTGACTGTCTCAGGGAAGTCAGAGTTTCTTTTTCTGACTGATCTTCAAGCTGAAGGTACAGCAGGAACAATACAGTTAGCATGTGAACAACCAAACAGGACAATGCACATTGACAAACCTtctcaacattttctttaaaataatttctttcagaaatgtgGCTTAATTTTAAGAAGTGCCACTCTCACCAATAGTGGCCATAATACAAAAGGACTGGGGGCAATGGCAACACATTCCTGCCCAGGTCATGGGTGGTGGAGCCaatccagagaagggcagcaggtggtgaaggggctggagcacaggtctGATGAGGGGcacctgagggagctggggtgtttagcctggagaaaagtcCCAGAGGAGAACTTATTGCTCCCTAGAACTGGCTGAGAAGGGATTGTAGCCAGCTGCTGGTCTGTGTAATTTGTCACTTGCTCTTGGTAATTATTCTCTCATTCCCAGCTCTTTGCTTCCTCTCTATAACCTTTGCGGTCTCTCACTCTCCTGAATAAGCAGGCTTACAGCTTAATTTCATGCCTCCCTCCAAATCTTGTCCTGAGGCCAAATCTTTTACTTAGATCACCCACATTCCTGGTTCTCAATGTCTCCACTTGGCATAAACTTCCAGTGGTTTAGAAACTGGGATCCCAGCTGTCCCAACTTGCAGACTTAAGGATTTTTGTCTTctcagttaaaatattttacaccTAGTAGAACAGTTTAAGGAGTTTAAGTCCCATTTGATTTTCCTCTGTGGTACAGTCATGAGCAAAGCTGCCTCCTACCTGCCTGAGAACATCTTTCTTATTTTAGCCATGTCCATCTTCTAGGatcagaaagaaaaacccaagCACCTCATGCCATGTTTCTTGCTTAGCAATGTTAAGAGTTTATTCCTTATCCTTACCTTTTGTAGATCTGTAAAAGAAGTTTCAGGCCAATCTATTTAATGAACTTCACATGGGACAAAAAACCAGTGAGTCTGGTCAATTGTGCTCCAGGAAGTTGAAATTGGATAGAAACAGATATGGAGAGGTGCATTACTGGGACGAGCAGGAGAATTGAACTGTCTTGCAGGAGAAGAATGAAAGAACAGTTTGTCTCTAAGATGAAAGCAGAGAGGAGCTATGATTGCCCTCTGAATACAGAGAGGTAACctggtgagaaaaaaaattggtttagCTTAATGGTTATattgacaaaagaaaaaatgtgtaGAAGCAGCCAGTGAACAAATTCAGACTGAAAACCAGAATAAGGTTTCACAAactggtttttttgcagtctcccagtagaatttttttccctctctatTCTTCTGAACTTTGAAGATagattttcatatatttgtgagattattttaaattgttgtCTTCATTAAAATAACACTAGAAATTATAACCTAAGGTGCCCTTTTAGTCCCACATATTACTAAAAAATATTCCTAGCAGCAAAATACTAATACCCTCTGTAATTCCTTAGCTTTGCATCTGCTTGCTTCTAAACATTATAGCAGAAGAACAGAAATGTTAATTACCCTCCTGACTTTCTGCCATGATTCTTATTTTGCTTAATTGgtcattttttcttatttagagAACATCCTCTGTGCCAGAGAGGACCAAAAGCCTTTCATACATTGTGCTCATGAGATTAATTTCAGCATCTTACAGCTGGGGAGAAAACTCAGCATCTGCATTAGCATCAACTCCTTTGTGCCTGATTCAGTCCCAGGTTTTAGCAAAAGGACATGAACATCATACAAAATCCAACTGATATTTATCTGTGGAGCTTCTGGACAGACAGAGTGTAAACAGCTacaatttgaatttttaacatTGTCATGCCAGAAAAGTCAGCCCAGTTGTGAGGACAGAGATGACACTAAATTAGGCAACTCGTAATTTATGGCTGGCTCTGTTAATTTCTCAGTGTTTACTCTGTGTCTAATCCCAGTGGTTCTTCTATTTACCCACCTTAAAACTGTGACCATAAATTGATTaatattgcttttttaaaagaggTATTATCATTGTTATATCATAGTTCATTAACTCCTGTGAAACTTTGAGAGGGAAGGTTGAGGACCTGTGCCTATTGTTTTTTAGTATCATCAGatgatatatatttatttcaaaacaaaattccaGATAGTGCGAcacatgcatttttttaatttctaccTGATAGCGTGCTTCTGAACGAAGCAGACATGACCATCTCTTCAAGATTTTTCAGGACTGatggatattttgaagtcagtcTTAGCAGCTACAGAACTATGCTAAAACCCAGGAATATTTTAGCACACACAATAAATGGATGGAAGCAGTCAGATTGCTTTTGCATGTTATGGGGTACTGCTCACAATccacaaaaccacaaagaagCTGTGAGGGACTATCATCACTGTACAACACTCTGAGCAGTCAGTGACTGCTCAGTCTATGcaagctgaaaatattttaggtaCACAGCAGGTTAATAGAATTGTTGTAATATTTATACTGGGGCAATGAAAATAAGTTCACTAACCAAAGTTAGTCACAGCCACttcttctcacagaagccagcTGGTTGTATTTCTCTGTACTTCCTCTGCTTGGAACTTAATAGTGTCTGGAAGGAAACTGATATTTCACTGAAATGTCACAGTAGAAAAAGTGATTTTAGTATTAAATCAAATGCATCAGCTGCTTGTGCAAGTCTGTTGGCTATTCATAATAAAGAGCATCaagcaaacaaaatgaaatatgtAGTAGAGATGGGCTGGAAGTTACACATAGAATTAGTGCTAAACATTTTGTGAATCTGGACCCAGCTGACATTGCTGGACCCAGCTGACACGCACAGTTATAGCTTCAGTTCAGTCCTAACTGGGACTGGACCTCCAGAGTCACTCAGGCCCTTACTTGCTCAGCTAATTGCAgggtatttttctctttatctgtTAGGCCTGTGGCTTAACCTTTCAGTAACTCTGAGGACTGGGCTATGGATTTCTGAGTCCTCTGCCTTTGATGACATGGGAGAGCTGAAATTCTAGAAAACAGAATGTAGATCTGACTGAACGTTCCCAACTTTGTCAATATTACTTGATAAgaatttcatatttattaaatatttaaactcCAGAACTTTTAGGCTCACAGCTTGACTTTTACTGATGCTCACCTTTTGTTCTTTAACTGTCTCTAGGCATTAGTTTCACTGAATTATCTTCCTTTGTGAAAAGCTATTGGCTGTTGCGGGGCATAAGACCTGTCATTTTTTGTTCGTCTGACCTGGATACTAATCACAGCAGACAGTCTAAAGCAATGCTAAATATTCAAACCATTGGTTTATTTACCTAAGTAATCATTTCCATTTACATATGTTTCTAAAAGGGCTGCCTTGTACTCACCTGAGCACAAAGTGAGAAAAGCTCACACTCTTCAATGGATGTGCTGGTGTTTCCCAGCAGTTCAGTGTGTTAATGCTCCTCAGCACTTGGCCTCTGTTAATTCCATTTCATTCCATGCAGACATTTGCTTGGGTAGTACTGGCTTGTACCAGGTAacctcagcagaaaaaaaaaattaatgttctgCTGCCTCAAGCAGTCGAAGCCCACGGGGACTTGGGTACATCCCTTAGGTTGGGAGAAGCTGATGTGATCCAAACACTGCTGACATCCTAAGAACATGGAAATGCCTGTCCCACGGGGATGCAAATACACCTTAATCACAGCACTATGTAAATGCCCACCTTCCCACAGCACTGCACAGCATGGACAACTTACAAAATAATTGatatttttccatgtgaatAACTCTGTGTGCCTTCAGTATGGCACAGAGTTGTTTTGCATAAGAAAATGAGCTGTTATTTTTCATCCAAGCAAACTATGCCCTTCAGGTGAAATGTTTTGATTTCAAGAACAAGCTgtcaaaatatttcacagtgCTCTGGGCTCCTCATATTCAGGATTTCCAAGTGCTGTATAATCAAAAACCTCCATtggaaaagaactggaaacAGTTCTCAAGAAAATGTGCAACCAGAAAAAACTGGAATAGCACTAACtgcagaaatttaaatttaggCCACTAAGCTGTGAAGAAACAAGAGTGTCTTAATTACAAGCAAATTTTATGGTGAAGAAATGAGAATTCAGAGTTGTCTGAACTctcaaccaaacaaaactctttttgtttggttggttttttttaggcTTCAGCCTTATCTTCTGTCCTGCTTGAAAACTCTCAAATGGCTGCTGTAGGATTGTTTTTCTTGCTAGTTAATTTTAATTACCTTTCAGGGAGATGTCAATGGTAGAAGCTAGATTGTAAATCTGGAAGTCCAGATAATTTTGTGTAAAGTATAAGGGAGAATTAGGAGGAGGTTGCACAAACAGATTATATTtaggaaaggagagagaaaagcttTGGTATGAAACCAGAGGGAGCTTTTATGAGACCAGCCCTAAGTGATAAGAGCATAACAAACGGAAGATAGCAACACATTAACAAGGATAAAATTAAACATGGAAACGAGTTTGGGTGGTGGATagaggaaatacatttttatctttGCCACAGAGCCACACAGGAGCTTAAAGGGCATTTGATTGAGGCATTTGACTAAAATGCAAAGAACAGAGGGGGATCTGGGATAGACAGCTGAGCAAGGTGTAAGCTCATGAGCATATGAATCACTGATGAGAGGAAGAtgattttctgcaatttttttctctcctgaggTCTTTGGCAGCATGtgtggaaaggagaaggaactGCATTCAAAGCAGTAGCTATTTAAGGCAGGCTGAGCAGCTGGggacaaaggaaaagaaaatgatcTGTTGTTTGTGAGTCACTTAAAAGTTGTAACATGTAAACACATATAAGAGCCGTGTTACTGATTGCCTGCTTCACTGGAAGATGGAAATCGGTCTTCTTCTTTGAGATTCTTTATCTTAGATTTCATTCTTGCTTCTTGTCAGTTGAAAAATCAGTCATGTAGTCTTTTGTTCAATAACAAATCCAGAACCGGAAGAAATTTGGTCCTGTGTATTTCCACCTCCCTCAAATTAAACAAGAACAGCACATTCAGCCAATTTAAAGCATCTAATTAGACTGAAGTGTTGAAACAAGAGAAAAACCTTGGTGCCACACAAGTCAGCAGATTGTTTCCCTCATGCTTTGTGTCTTGAGACTTCACCTATGTAAGGAGTAA is part of the Taeniopygia guttata chromosome 8, bTaeGut7.mat, whole genome shotgun sequence genome and harbors:
- the RGS21 gene encoding regulator of G-protein signaling 21, coding for MPVKSNAGETMAWSESVDTVLSNKEGLVAFRTFLKSEFSEENVEFWLACEDFKKTKSSTEIALKAQKIYSDFIQADAPKEINIDFHTKNDISQNISEPTLSCFDAAQSSIYCLMAKDSFPRFLRSEVYRELVKKHQDRNQKRWLPFL